In the genome of Pelobacter seleniigenes DSM 18267, one region contains:
- the bioF gene encoding 8-amino-7-oxononanoate synthase has protein sequence MNPILQRITERMDGFAKEGRLRQLPAISNARNKYLQLGGKTLLNLASNDYLGLSSSPILARAARAALEEYGTSSGASRLVTGNNSLYSALEKELAACKGQEAALVFSSGFTANLALMASLADRHTLVFSDRLNHASILDGITLSGARQIRYRHNDLDHLAELLNRHHACPYKLIVTDSVFSMDGDLADLQRLVELKHQHDCLLVIDEAHATGIFGQGRGLAHELGVAQEIDLQMGTFSKALGSFGGYVAGSRSLIDYLINTGRSLIYTTGLPPATLAANLAALRLIQEDPAPGLHLRDLARQLCEHLQEQGFATAGSCSQIVPVVIGTNTRVLQLQQRLITAGIYVGAIRPPTVPQGTARLRIALRADLSEEEFNRLTTTLLEVLCA, from the coding sequence ATGAATCCCATTCTGCAACGCATTACGGAACGCATGGACGGCTTCGCGAAAGAGGGGCGACTGCGCCAACTGCCCGCCATCAGCAACGCCCGCAACAAATACCTGCAACTCGGCGGAAAAACCCTGCTGAACCTGGCCTCCAACGACTATCTCGGTCTCAGCAGCAGCCCGATCCTGGCTCGGGCCGCCCGGGCAGCGCTTGAGGAATACGGAACCTCAAGCGGCGCTTCGCGGCTGGTCACCGGCAACAACAGTCTGTATAGCGCACTGGAAAAGGAGCTCGCGGCCTGCAAAGGCCAGGAAGCCGCCCTGGTCTTTAGCAGCGGCTTTACGGCCAACCTCGCCCTGATGGCATCCCTGGCCGATCGTCATACCCTGGTTTTTTCCGACCGCCTCAATCATGCCAGTATCCTCGACGGCATCACTTTGTCCGGAGCCAGACAGATCCGCTATCGACATAACGATCTGGACCACCTTGCCGAACTGTTGAACAGACACCACGCCTGCCCTTATAAGCTGATCGTTACCGACAGCGTATTCAGCATGGACGGCGATCTGGCCGATCTGCAGCGTCTGGTCGAACTCAAACATCAGCATGACTGTCTGCTGGTCATCGATGAAGCCCATGCCACCGGCATCTTCGGTCAAGGGCGGGGTCTGGCCCATGAACTTGGCGTGGCTCAGGAGATCGATCTGCAGATGGGAACCTTCAGCAAAGCCCTCGGTTCCTTCGGCGGCTATGTTGCGGGCTCCCGCTCTTTGATCGATTATCTCATCAACACCGGCCGGTCCCTGATCTATACCACCGGTCTGCCGCCGGCCACCCTGGCTGCCAACCTCGCCGCGCTCCGGCTGATCCAGGAAGATCCGGCCCCGGGCCTGCACCTGCGCGACCTGGCCCGGCAACTCTGCGAACACCTGCAGGAACAGGGCTTTGCCACCGCCGGATCCTGTTCGCAGATCGTGCCGGTGGTCATCGGCACCAATACCCGGGTCCTGCAGCTGCAACAGCGCCTGATCACGGCCGGAATCTATGTCGGCGCCATTCGACCGCCCACGGTCCCACAGGGAACCGCGCGGCTGCGCATTGCCCTGCGCGCTGATCTGAGCGAGGAAGAATTCAACCGCCTGACCACGACTCTGCTGGAGGTCTTATGCGCGTGA
- a CDS encoding efflux RND transporter periplasmic adaptor subunit, whose protein sequence is MKITTAKMVLLIILGAAAAGLVWQVALRNPAGRTGGAKAGAKRPAPVEVTAIEHGPIELQRSFSGALAPRAEFVVAPKVAGRVVHLSANIADAVQRNQTVGELDNGEYIQAVSQAKADLAVARANLAEARSALAIGAREFERMKTLRQRGVASESQFDAAQANQLAKQVGLNAAEAQVAHAEAALETANIRLGYTRITANWSGGEERRVVAERFVDEGEMVAANAPLLRIVELDPIIGVIYVAERDYALLQPGLPVRLTTDAFPGEVFPGQIERIAPVFKEATRQARVELLIDNPGQRLKPGMFIRATAVLARQSEAVIVPEQALTTRDGQTGVFLVAADGHSVSWQEVEVGIRNAERVELVGSSLRGRVVTLGQQLLGDGSAITIPAEQSTAPANH, encoded by the coding sequence ATGAAGATAACCACCGCCAAGATGGTCTTGCTGATTATTCTGGGGGCCGCTGCAGCAGGCCTGGTCTGGCAGGTCGCGCTACGCAATCCCGCAGGCAGGACGGGGGGAGCCAAGGCTGGGGCGAAGCGGCCGGCGCCGGTTGAAGTAACCGCGATCGAACACGGCCCCATCGAACTGCAGCGCTCCTTCAGCGGAGCTCTAGCCCCTCGCGCCGAGTTCGTGGTCGCGCCCAAAGTGGCAGGCCGCGTGGTGCACTTGAGCGCTAATATTGCCGATGCGGTCCAGCGCAATCAAACGGTCGGGGAGCTGGATAACGGGGAATATATCCAGGCGGTTTCCCAGGCCAAAGCCGACCTGGCCGTGGCCAGGGCCAATCTGGCAGAAGCCCGCAGCGCGCTGGCCATCGGCGCGCGCGAATTCGAACGAATGAAGACCTTGCGCCAGCGCGGGGTGGCCTCGGAATCCCAGTTCGATGCGGCGCAGGCCAACCAGCTCGCCAAACAGGTCGGTTTGAATGCCGCTGAAGCACAGGTCGCCCATGCTGAAGCAGCCCTGGAGACAGCCAATATCCGTCTCGGTTATACCCGCATCACCGCCAACTGGAGCGGCGGCGAGGAGCGCCGGGTGGTTGCCGAACGGTTTGTCGATGAAGGCGAAATGGTGGCGGCCAATGCACCGCTGCTGCGCATCGTCGAGCTTGATCCGATCATCGGTGTCATCTATGTCGCCGAACGCGATTACGCCCTGCTCCAGCCCGGCCTCCCGGTCCGGCTCACCACTGACGCTTTCCCGGGCGAGGTTTTTCCAGGCCAAATTGAGCGGATCGCCCCGGTTTTCAAGGAAGCCACTCGTCAGGCCCGCGTCGAACTGCTTATTGACAATCCCGGCCAACGCCTTAAGCCCGGTATGTTCATCCGCGCCACGGCGGTGCTGGCCCGGCAGAGCGAAGCCGTTATCGTTCCGGAACAGGCGCTGACCACCAGAGACGGGCAAACCGGGGTCTTCCTGGTTGCGGCCGATGGGCACTCGGTGTCCTGGCAGGAGGTCGAGGTCGGCATCCGCAACGCCGAACGGGTGGAACTGGTCGGTTCTTCTTTGCGTGGACGCGTCGTCACCCTCGGTCAGCAGTTGCTGGGCGACGGTTCGGCCATTACCATCCCGGCTGAGCAGAGCACTGCTCCGGCCAACCACTAA
- the bioD gene encoding dethiobiotin synthase has protein sequence MTPADFPERIFVTGTDTGIGKTLVSSLLLRTLGYRYLKPIQSGIEEETDTTLVQRLSGLGAEHFWAESYCTRTPCSPHLSARIDGIEISLEQILADIEQISGPLIVEGAGGLLVPLNNQEFMLDLIRALNYPVILIARSELGTINHTLLSLQALRHAGLEVFGVVLNGPPTPENAEAIELFGATRVLAQIPLLPDLTAASLQQCALDYFGGGCR, from the coding sequence ATGACCCCTGCGGACTTTCCCGAACGCATCTTTGTCACCGGTACCGACACCGGAATCGGCAAAACCCTGGTCAGCAGTCTGTTGTTGCGGACCCTCGGTTACCGCTACCTGAAACCGATTCAGAGCGGCATCGAAGAGGAGACCGACACCACCCTGGTCCAACGGTTGAGCGGGCTTGGGGCGGAGCATTTTTGGGCCGAATCCTACTGTACCCGCACCCCCTGCTCCCCACACCTTTCCGCCCGCATCGATGGAATTGAGATCAGTCTTGAGCAAATTCTCGCCGACATTGAGCAGATCAGCGGGCCGCTCATCGTTGAAGGAGCCGGTGGACTGCTGGTCCCTCTCAACAACCAGGAATTCATGCTCGATCTGATCCGCGCCCTGAACTACCCGGTTATTCTGATCGCGCGAAGCGAGCTGGGAACGATCAATCATACCCTGCTCAGCCTGCAGGCCCTGCGCCATGCCGGTTTGGAGGTTTTCGGGGTGGTTCTGAACGGCCCTCCAACCCCGGAAAATGCCGAAGCCATTGAGCTTTTCGGAGCCACGCGCGTTCTCGCCCAGATTCCCCTGCTGCCCGACCTGACGGCTGCAAGCCTGCAGCAATGCGCCCTGGACTACTTTGGCGGAGGCTGCCGATGA
- the bioB gene encoding biotin synthase BioB, producing MLKVAQLFVEKSRSGQVLSADEALQILTAKGAMLSAFMAGAQGLKEKYLGEGVELCSIINAKSGHCAENCSFCAQSAHHQARVDSYPLKSAAEMLAGAQAAEAQGSSCYGIVTSGTRVEPGAEFAELLEAIRAIREQTRVIPSASIGLLDAEAARALAEAGCGTYHHNLETARSFFPQICSTHDYEEDVTTVRVAKQAGMKVCCGGIFGLGESFQQRFELGLTLRELAVDSVPLNFLNPIDGTPLAGQQLLTPMDCLRIICLFRYLLPDKKITICGGRDINLREFQSAIFMAGASGMMVGNYLTSAGRDLAMDRQLLKDAEVTVSHC from the coding sequence ATGCTCAAGGTTGCTCAATTGTTTGTGGAAAAAAGTCGCTCCGGACAGGTCCTCTCCGCAGATGAGGCGCTGCAGATCCTGACCGCCAAGGGTGCCATGCTGAGCGCATTTATGGCCGGGGCTCAGGGACTTAAGGAAAAATACCTGGGTGAAGGGGTGGAACTCTGCTCTATCATCAATGCCAAATCAGGGCACTGTGCCGAGAACTGCAGCTTTTGCGCTCAATCCGCACACCATCAGGCCCGAGTTGACAGCTATCCGCTGAAATCCGCAGCAGAGATGTTGGCCGGAGCACAGGCCGCCGAGGCCCAGGGGAGCAGTTGTTACGGGATTGTCACCAGTGGAACCAGGGTTGAGCCGGGGGCTGAGTTTGCCGAACTGTTGGAGGCGATCCGCGCCATTCGCGAGCAGACCAGGGTGATCCCCTCGGCCTCCATCGGCCTGCTCGATGCCGAAGCGGCGCGGGCCTTAGCCGAAGCGGGCTGCGGTACTTACCACCACAACCTGGAAACGGCACGATCATTTTTCCCGCAGATCTGCTCAACCCATGATTACGAAGAGGATGTGACCACCGTGCGGGTTGCCAAGCAGGCGGGAATGAAGGTTTGCTGCGGCGGGATTTTCGGGCTGGGCGAGTCGTTTCAACAGCGCTTTGAGCTGGGGCTGACCCTGCGCGAACTGGCTGTCGATTCGGTGCCCCTCAATTTTCTTAATCCGATTGATGGCACTCCGCTGGCCGGCCAGCAGCTGCTGACGCCCATGGACTGCCTGCGCATCATCTGCCTGTTTCGCTACCTGCTGCCGGATAAAAAGATCACCATCTGCGGCGGCCGAGACATCAACCTGCGCGAGTTCCAGTCCGCCATTTTCATGGCCGGCGCCAGCGGGATGATGGTTGGCAATTACCTGACTTCAGCCGGGCGTGACCTGGCGATGGATCGGCAGCTGTTAAAAGACGCCGAAGTTACGGTCAGCCATTGCTGA
- a CDS encoding methyltransferase domain-containing protein, whose product MLAVQRSFDRAAASYRQAATVQAEAAAKLAALLDMKHCRTVLEIGSGDGLFTEKLVDRVKIETLLTLDIARAPLLRLPAHLAPHRIQADAEALPIRPGSIDLLVSSSSLQWLSQPEQSIPRLLSCLRPGGTFLFALFCRGTFAEMAQLNQSSGFGRVYPLPGEQQFLQLLQRTTRQTVTMQAETVIRSYPDVMTLLHTQQATGAGYSGHGRAGGRAALQAFIRSYEQEFANQDGTIPASYRLAYFKGSMSSVITS is encoded by the coding sequence ATGTTAGCGGTTCAGCGCTCTTTTGACCGGGCCGCGGCCAGTTATCGCCAGGCCGCCACGGTGCAGGCGGAGGCGGCTGCCAAGTTGGCCGCGCTGCTGGATATGAAACATTGTCGGACCGTGCTGGAAATCGGCAGCGGCGATGGCCTGTTCACTGAAAAACTGGTTGATCGAGTTAAGATCGAAACCCTGCTCACCTTGGATATCGCCCGCGCGCCCCTGCTCAGGCTGCCGGCGCACCTGGCCCCTCACAGGATTCAGGCTGATGCGGAAGCCTTGCCGATCCGCCCCGGCAGCATCGATCTGCTGGTCAGCTCCTCCAGCCTGCAGTGGCTCAGCCAGCCGGAGCAATCCATCCCTCGCCTGCTCAGTTGTCTGCGGCCGGGCGGAACCTTCCTCTTTGCCCTGTTCTGCCGCGGCACCTTTGCCGAAATGGCACAGCTCAACCAGAGTAGCGGTTTCGGTCGGGTCTATCCCCTCCCCGGCGAACAGCAGTTCCTGCAACTGCTGCAGCGAACCACCCGGCAGACCGTGACCATGCAGGCAGAGACCGTCATCCGCTCTTACCCTGATGTGATGACCCTGTTGCACACCCAGCAAGCCACCGGCGCCGGTTACTCCGGGCACGGCCGAGCAGGTGGCCGGGCCGCGTTGCAGGCCTTTATTCGCAGCTATGAACAGGAGTTCGCCAACCAGGACGGGACCATCCCGGCCAGTTATCGCCTCGCCTATTTCAAGGGCAGCATGTCGTCCGTTATCACCTCCTGA
- a CDS encoding aminotransferase class IV, with product MGYVYLNGGFICSDQATISVFDQGFLYGDGIFESFRSVNGRLYQFDQHYRRLLQSARALNYPLTFSQQDLEEILLELQRLNELTHGYFRITITRGRGEIGFQHHMDSNLTCLIMAREFSGFGAEHYEQGIRLRVAATRRNAPEAINPQIKAISNLNSLLGKLEARAAGAFEVIMLNNKKHICEGASSNIFWSKGQWVFTPDVSTGLLEGVTRATIMRLCEQKLNLRVVTGEFKLQDLKFADEVFITSTSLEVMPVVKVDDFTINQGTVGPIAKSLRNALRQEMAAAKQN from the coding sequence ATGGGTTATGTATACCTCAACGGCGGATTTATCTGCAGCGATCAAGCCACGATTTCGGTGTTCGATCAGGGCTTTCTTTACGGTGACGGAATTTTCGAAAGCTTTCGCTCAGTTAACGGCCGCCTTTACCAGTTTGACCAGCATTACCGACGCTTGCTGCAGTCGGCTCGTGCCCTTAACTATCCTCTGACTTTCTCCCAGCAGGACCTAGAAGAGATTCTGCTCGAATTACAACGCTTGAACGAACTGACTCATGGCTACTTCCGCATCACCATCACCCGGGGCCGCGGCGAGATCGGCTTCCAGCACCATATGGACAGCAACCTGACCTGCCTGATTATGGCCCGCGAATTTTCCGGTTTCGGCGCTGAACACTATGAGCAGGGCATCCGGCTGCGGGTAGCCGCAACCCGGCGCAATGCCCCCGAGGCGATCAACCCGCAGATCAAGGCCATCAGCAACCTCAACAGCCTGCTCGGCAAGCTTGAGGCCAGGGCCGCCGGGGCTTTCGAAGTGATCATGCTCAACAATAAAAAACACATCTGTGAGGGTGCCTCGTCGAATATTTTTTGGAGCAAAGGACAGTGGGTCTTCACCCCCGACGTCTCGACCGGGCTGCTGGAAGGGGTCACCAGGGCCACTATCATGCGGCTCTGTGAACAGAAATTGAATCTGCGCGTGGTCACCGGTGAATTCAAACTGCAGGATCTCAAATTTGCCGATGAGGTTTTCATCACCTCGACCTCACTGGAAGTCATGCCGGTGGTCAAGGTCGATGATTTTACCATTAACCAGGGGACGGTCGGCCCCATTGCCAAAAGTTTGCGCAATGCCTTGCGCCAGGAGATGGCCGCGGCCAAGCAGAATTGA
- a CDS encoding TolC family protein, whose product MTVRSSTALLCGLVWLLFSSGCTPVDRWPPFTSEPVAAPPAALDSLSAVLTEPPSAPKTSPEPANLATLSVEQAVLLALHNNTDLQVRRFGPVISGTFAQIERGRYDPELFAKFEYYKEKATETSRSSGELYNVVGDDTISSAGLRQELPTGTVVEGTVSHERTISNREPEQQTARLELSITQSLLRGRGPAVNLASIRQAELETRISLDELRGFSETLLADTEIAYWNYVLAREEIAIFEASLAVARQQREDIEARIEVGTLPKIEVAAAQAEEALRIQALLDARSLLEERRLRLLRLLTPSLENDHDQPIETTSNPRISAQPLTDLDDRLALAQRLRADLNEARLRLQQNRLETLVTRNGLLPRLDFFIALGKTGYAENFSAAFRDLDGNTYDLTSGLQLSYLLGNRAAKARNLAAQSSRQQALAAVTNLSQLVQLDVRLAANEVERTRQQIAASHTTRIFQEQTLAAERERFEVGISTALLVAQAQRDLLQTQIAEIDAVVSYRIALVNLYLAEGSLLERRGVVVSD is encoded by the coding sequence ATGACAGTTAGATCATCGACAGCCCTGTTATGCGGCCTGGTCTGGTTGCTGTTCAGCTCCGGCTGCACCCCGGTTGACCGCTGGCCGCCTTTTACCAGCGAACCGGTCGCCGCACCGCCAGCAGCCCTGGACAGCCTCTCTGCCGTGTTGACTGAACCACCCTCTGCCCCAAAAACATCCCCCGAGCCGGCCAACCTGGCAACGCTGTCCGTGGAGCAGGCGGTATTGCTGGCCCTGCATAACAACACTGACCTGCAGGTACGCCGCTTTGGTCCGGTTATCAGCGGAACCTTCGCCCAGATCGAACGCGGCAGGTACGATCCGGAACTTTTTGCCAAATTCGAATACTATAAAGAAAAAGCCACTGAAACCTCCCGCTCCAGCGGCGAGCTGTACAATGTCGTGGGCGATGATACCATCTCGAGCGCCGGGCTGCGCCAGGAGTTGCCCACGGGAACGGTTGTTGAAGGAACGGTCAGCCATGAGCGGACCATTTCCAATCGCGAACCCGAACAGCAGACCGCCCGGCTGGAACTGAGCATCACCCAGTCCCTGCTGCGCGGCCGGGGACCTGCCGTCAACCTGGCGTCCATCCGCCAGGCGGAACTGGAGACCCGGATCAGCCTGGATGAACTACGCGGCTTCAGCGAAACCCTGCTGGCCGATACAGAAATCGCTTACTGGAATTATGTCCTCGCCCGGGAGGAGATCGCCATTTTCGAAGCGTCCCTGGCCGTGGCCAGACAGCAGCGGGAAGATATCGAGGCCCGTATCGAGGTCGGCACCTTGCCTAAAATTGAAGTTGCGGCCGCCCAAGCGGAAGAAGCCTTGCGCATTCAGGCGCTCCTCGATGCCCGCAGTCTGCTTGAAGAACGGCGGCTGCGCCTGCTGCGCCTGCTCACCCCTTCGCTTGAGAATGATCATGACCAGCCCATCGAAACCACCAGTAATCCACGCATCTCTGCCCAGCCGCTGACCGATCTGGACGACCGCCTGGCCCTGGCGCAACGGCTGCGCGCCGATCTCAATGAAGCGCGCCTGCGGCTGCAGCAAAATCGCCTGGAAACCCTGGTCACCCGTAACGGCCTGCTGCCGCGCCTGGATTTTTTCATCGCCCTGGGTAAAACAGGTTATGCGGAGAACTTTTCCGCCGCTTTTCGCGATCTTGACGGCAACACCTATGATTTGACCAGCGGCCTGCAGCTTAGCTATCTGCTCGGTAACCGTGCCGCCAAAGCCCGTAACCTGGCCGCCCAAAGCTCCCGGCAACAGGCTCTTGCCGCCGTGACCAATCTCAGCCAACTGGTGCAGTTGGATGTGCGTCTGGCCGCCAACGAAGTCGAACGCACCCGCCAACAAATCGCTGCCAGCCACACCACCCGGATTTTCCAGGAACAGACCCTGGCGGCCGAGCGGGAACGCTTTGAGGTCGGTATCAGCACTGCGCTGCTGGTAGCCCAGGCCCAGCGTGACCTGCTGCAGACCCAGATTGCCGAAATCGATGCGGTGGTCAGCTATCGCATTGCCCTGGTCAATCTGTATCTTGCCGAAGGGAGCCTGCTGGAGCGGCGCGGGGTTGTCGTCAGCGATTGA
- a CDS encoding efflux RND transporter permease subunit: MNLPGFSVCRPVFTTMVTLIIVIIGAFSLSRLKTDLLPDIELPTLTIRTQYEGASPEVMERLVTQIIEEIVATVPGVKDMTSQSSEGNSTVRVSFVWGTDIDTAALDVQSKLEDEINELPDDIVRPRVSKFDVASFPVVIMGISSNLDPVELTQLIEDQIRYRFARLPGVAQVDLWGEFKREVRVELDPDRVKALSLPFDQVLQAIRDANLDLPAGKIEQGRYEVSLRAAAEFTSLDQLRNTVIFRRDGAAVTLGQLARVSDTYEKLQRIVRVNGQRGLRVAVRKQADANTVEVAKAILGEIDAVNRAFPQIRIIPVINQGNFIERSIANVAQSVIYGGGLAILVLLFFLRNIRSTLVISLAIPISVIATFALIYFGGFTLNLMTLGGLALGVGMMVDSSVVVLENIFRRQQENHEDPDFAAVEGAREVGPAIIASTITTLVIFLPLVFVRGVAGVLFQELSYVIIFALVCSLLVSLSLLPMLASRLLKTEAQLEARRPPGIMRLIDWSGELLKGLDNGYRNLLKRILRQRLATVLLALSLLGASLLLLPFIGSEFLPPSDEGEVRVTGEMEIGTTLELLDRQARKMEQLVYGSVPEAISTVINVGSSGWRPSDAAKTEIRMSLAPAGQRTRSNKDIAADLRQRLSGKIPGMTIRTRAPQGQFLLERILGGDSGLSVEVRGFDLQVLDSLANQVRQRLAGITGISDIESSQVAGIPQQNIQIDRNKIADLGLSIRDVSEILETAIAGSKAGEFRAEGNSYRIFVQLKDAEKRSLDEILDLTLTTPDGSQVALRNMVSNQAARGPVQIDRKDQQRLVTVQANVTDRDLGSVAGDVQAAIDEIPRPVGYDLLVTGNYEEQQKAFDELILSLVLALLLVYMVLACQYESLRDPLVVMVSVPVSAVGVLAILFVTQTTLNLQSFIGCIMLGGIVVNNAILLVDQAGQLVRWGMPVEDAVAEAGRRRLRPILMTTLTTILALMPLAFGIGEGADAQAPLARVVIGGLSGSTLITLVLIPVVYSLFHPQPKEPKP, encoded by the coding sequence ATGAACCTTCCCGGATTCAGCGTGTGCAGACCGGTGTTCACCACCATGGTCACCCTGATCATCGTCATTATCGGGGCCTTCTCCCTCAGCCGCCTGAAAACCGACCTGCTCCCGGATATCGAACTGCCGACGTTGACCATCCGCACCCAGTATGAAGGAGCCAGCCCCGAAGTCATGGAACGGCTGGTGACTCAGATCATCGAAGAGATCGTCGCCACCGTGCCCGGAGTCAAGGACATGACCTCCCAGTCGTCCGAAGGCAACAGCACGGTCCGGGTCAGCTTTGTCTGGGGTACGGATATCGATACCGCCGCCCTTGATGTCCAGTCGAAGCTTGAAGACGAAATCAACGAACTGCCGGACGACATTGTCCGCCCCCGGGTCAGCAAGTTCGATGTCGCCAGCTTTCCGGTGGTGATCATGGGCATTTCCAGCAATCTCGATCCGGTTGAGCTGACCCAGTTGATCGAGGATCAAATCCGCTATCGTTTTGCCCGCCTGCCCGGTGTCGCCCAGGTCGATCTGTGGGGAGAGTTTAAACGAGAAGTCCGGGTCGAGCTCGACCCCGATCGGGTCAAGGCCCTCAGCCTGCCCTTCGATCAGGTGTTGCAGGCCATTCGCGACGCCAACCTCGATCTGCCGGCCGGCAAAATCGAACAGGGCCGTTACGAAGTCTCCTTGCGGGCCGCGGCCGAGTTCACCTCCCTGGATCAGCTCCGCAATACGGTCATTTTCCGTCGCGACGGCGCTGCCGTTACTCTGGGACAGCTGGCCAGGGTCAGTGATACTTATGAAAAACTTCAGCGGATCGTCAGGGTGAATGGCCAGCGTGGCCTGCGGGTGGCCGTGCGCAAACAGGCTGACGCCAATACCGTGGAGGTCGCCAAGGCCATCCTTGGCGAGATCGATGCGGTCAACCGCGCTTTCCCGCAAATTCGCATTATCCCGGTCATCAATCAGGGTAATTTCATCGAACGCTCCATCGCCAATGTCGCCCAGTCGGTCATCTACGGCGGTGGTCTGGCAATCCTGGTCCTGCTCTTTTTCCTGCGCAACATTCGCTCGACTCTGGTCATCTCCCTGGCTATCCCGATTTCGGTTATTGCCACCTTTGCCCTGATTTATTTCGGCGGGTTCACCCTTAATCTGATGACCCTGGGCGGTCTGGCTCTCGGGGTGGGGATGATGGTCGACAGCTCGGTGGTGGTGCTGGAAAATATCTTCCGCCGCCAGCAGGAAAACCATGAAGACCCGGATTTTGCAGCGGTAGAAGGGGCGCGGGAAGTCGGCCCGGCCATCATTGCCAGCACCATCACCACCCTGGTAATTTTCCTCCCCCTGGTATTTGTGCGCGGCGTAGCCGGGGTCCTTTTTCAGGAGCTGTCCTACGTCATCATCTTTGCCTTGGTCTGTTCCCTGCTGGTTTCCCTGAGTTTGCTGCCGATGCTGGCGTCGCGCCTGCTCAAAACCGAAGCCCAGCTGGAAGCCAGACGTCCGCCCGGTATCATGCGCCTCATCGACTGGTCGGGCGAACTGCTCAAAGGACTGGATAACGGCTACCGCAACCTGCTCAAACGCATTTTACGCCAGCGCCTGGCGACCGTGCTCCTGGCCCTGTCTCTGCTCGGCGCCAGCCTGCTGCTGTTGCCCTTTATCGGCAGCGAATTTTTGCCACCAAGCGATGAGGGGGAAGTTCGGGTGACTGGGGAAATGGAAATCGGCACCACCCTGGAATTGTTGGACCGCCAGGCTCGAAAAATGGAGCAGCTGGTTTACGGCAGCGTCCCCGAGGCGATTTCCACGGTGATCAATGTCGGCTCCTCGGGCTGGCGGCCGAGCGACGCCGCCAAAACCGAAATCCGCATGTCCCTGGCCCCGGCCGGGCAAAGAACCCGTTCCAATAAGGACATCGCCGCGGATCTGCGGCAGCGCCTGAGCGGCAAAATTCCCGGCATGACCATCCGCACCAGGGCCCCCCAGGGGCAATTTCTCCTCGAACGGATCCTCGGCGGCGATTCGGGGTTGAGTGTCGAAGTGCGCGGTTTCGATCTGCAGGTGCTCGATTCCCTGGCCAACCAGGTCAGGCAGCGGCTCGCTGGCATCACTGGTATCTCTGACATCGAAAGCAGCCAGGTCGCCGGGATTCCTCAGCAGAACATCCAGATCGACCGTAACAAAATTGCCGATCTCGGCCTGAGCATTCGCGATGTCAGCGAAATCCTGGAGACCGCCATTGCCGGGAGCAAGGCTGGCGAGTTCCGAGCTGAAGGGAATTCCTACCGGATCTTTGTCCAGCTCAAGGACGCCGAAAAACGTTCTCTGGACGAAATCCTCGACCTGACCCTGACCACCCCGGACGGCAGCCAGGTGGCCCTGCGCAACATGGTCAGCAATCAGGCGGCGCGCGGTCCGGTGCAGATCGATCGCAAGGACCAGCAACGGCTGGTGACCGTCCAGGCCAACGTGACCGACCGCGATCTGGGTTCGGTGGCCGGCGACGTGCAAGCAGCCATCGATGAGATCCCCCGCCCGGTCGGTTACGATCTGCTGGTGACCGGTAATTACGAAGAACAGCAGAAAGCCTTCGACGAACTGATTCTGTCCCTGGTCCTGGCACTGCTCTTGGTCTACATGGTCCTGGCCTGCCAGTATGAGTCATTGCGCGACCCACTGGTGGTTATGGTCTCGGTGCCAGTTTCCGCCGTCGGGGTGCTGGCCATCCTGTTTGTGACCCAGACCACCCTGAACCTGCAATCCTTCATCGGCTGTATCATGTTGGGAGGAATCGTGGTCAACAACGCTATCCTGCTGGTCGACCAGGCCGGTCAGCTGGTGCGCTGGGGAATGCCGGTGGAGGACGCGGTCGCCGAGGCCGGACGACGCCGGCTGCGGCCGATCCTGATGACCACCCTGACCACCATCCTCGCCCTGATGCCGCTGGCCTTCGGGATCGGCGAAGGAGCGGATGCCCAGGCCCCACTGGCCCGGGTGGTGATCGGTGGCCTGAGCGGATCAACCCTAATCACCCTGGTGCTGATTCCCGTCGTCTATTCCCTCTTCCACCCTCAACCCAAAGAGCCGAAACCATGA